Genomic window (Bosea vaviloviae):
TGATGCAGGCGCTGGTCCTGCTGCTCATCGTCTCGATGATCGGCTTCGCCATCCTGCACCTGGCCCCGGGCGGGCCGCTCTCGCAATTCGCCGCCGGCGGCGAGATGAGCCAGGAGGATCTCGACCGCATCACCGAGCAGCTCGGCCTCAACCGCGCGCTGCCGGTGCAATATGCGGAATGGCTCTGGCGCATGCTGCGCGGCGATTGGGGCCTGTCCTATCGCGACCACCAGCCGGTGCTCCACATCATCGCCTCCCATATCGGGGCGACGCTGGAATTGATGCTGACCTCGACGCTGCTCGCCATGCTGCTCGGCGCCTGGATCGGCATTCTCGGCGCGATCAAGCGCTACTCGCTGTTCGACAGCCTGGCGACGATCGGCGCGATGATCGCGCTCTCGATCCCGACCTTCTGGTTCGGTCTGGTCGTGATCTATGTCTTCTCGGTCGGGCTCGGCTGGCTGCCCTCGGGCAATCGCTACACCATCGGCGACGGTTCCTTCCTCAACCAGATCCACCATCTGATCGGACCCTGCATCGTGCTGGCGCTGGTCTCGACCGCGGTCTGGAGCCGTTACATGCGCTCCTCGATGCTGGAGGTGATCAACCAGGACTATATCCGCACCGCCCGCGCCAAGGGCGTGCCGGAGGGTCAGATCCTGCTGCGCCACGCCTTCCGCAATGCGCTCCTGCCGATGATCACCATCACCGGCCTGCATGTGCCGACCCTGCTCAGCGGGGCGCTGGTGACGGAGACCGTCTTCACCTGGCCGGGCATGGGCCGGCTCTTTCTCGATTCGATCAGCTATCGCGACTATCCCGTCGTGATGGGCATCCTGATGTTCACCGCCGTGCTCGTCCTGTTGGGAAGCCTGATCGCCGACCTGCTCTATGGCGTCGCGGATCCGCGCATCGCGAGGAACGGTTGATGAACGACGCTCCCTTCACCGCCAGCACGGCAGAGCCGGCGCTGCCGCCCGCGCCGACCGCCTGGAACAGCCCGGGCTTTCGCCGCTTCCGCCGCCACAAGCTCGCGGTTTTCGGCGCGGCGGCGATCGTCACGATGACGCTCGCCTGCATCTTCGGGCCGATGCTGCTGCCCTATAACGACACCTTCATCGACATCCGGCAGCGCTTTGCGCCGCCCTTCTCCGGCCCGCATGTGCTGGGTACCGACCCGCTCGGGCGCGACATCCTCGCGCGTCTGCTGATGGCCGGGCGGATCTCGCTTGCGGTCGGCTTTTCCGCGATGATCATCAGCATGGCGATCGGCATCTTCGTCGGCATGGTCGCGGGCTTCTATGAAGGCGCCATCGGCGCCACGCTGATGCGCTTCGTCGATGCGATGCTGTGCTTTCCCTCGATCTTCCTGCTGCTCGCCATCTCCGCGCTAATCTCGCCTTCCGTCCCCTCGATCGTGATGCTGATCGCGATGACCTCCTGGATGGAGGTGGCGCGCGTCGTCGAGGCGCAGATGCGCTCGCTGCGCCGGCGGGAATTCGCTCAAGCCGCCGTCGCTATGGGTGCGAGCAATGCTCGCATCATGGTGCGCGAACTGCTGCCGAACGCGGTCGCGCCCATCGTCGTGGCCGCGACGCTGAACGTGGCGCATGCGATCCTGGCCGAGAGCTACATCTCCTTCCTCGGCTACGGCATCCAGCCGCCGACGCCGAGCTGGGGCAATATGCTGGAGGGCGCGCAGAGCTACCTCACCAGCGCGCCCTGGCTCGCGATCCTGCCGGGAGCCGCGATCACGCTCGCCGTCACCAGCTTCAACTTCGTCGGCGACGGCTTGCGCGATGCGCTCGATCCGCGCATGGACCTGCCGTGACCGGCAGCGTCGCGGCGCTCTGGCGCTATCCCGTGAGTTCGATGGCGGGCGAGCGGCTGGAGTTCGCTCCGCTCGACGCGTCCGGCATCGTCGGAGATCGGCTCTGGGGCGTTGTCGATGCGTCCAGCGAGCGCATCGCCTCGCCTGGCCGCGAGAAGCATTTCATCGAAGTTCCCCGCGGATATGCCCGCTGGACGGCTCAGGATGGTCCGGCGATCTCGGCTGACGGCACCAGCTGGGCAAGGCCGGACGACGCGGAAATCATCGGGAAGCTGTCCTT
Coding sequences:
- a CDS encoding ABC transporter permease; translated protein: MSTFLVQRLMQALVLLLIVSMIGFAILHLAPGGPLSQFAAGGEMSQEDLDRITEQLGLNRALPVQYAEWLWRMLRGDWGLSYRDHQPVLHIIASHIGATLELMLTSTLLAMLLGAWIGILGAIKRYSLFDSLATIGAMIALSIPTFWFGLVVIYVFSVGLGWLPSGNRYTIGDGSFLNQIHHLIGPCIVLALVSTAVWSRYMRSSMLEVINQDYIRTARAKGVPEGQILLRHAFRNALLPMITITGLHVPTLLSGALVTETVFTWPGMGRLFLDSISYRDYPVVMGILMFTAVLVLLGSLIADLLYGVADPRIARNG
- a CDS encoding ABC transporter permease, with product MNDAPFTASTAEPALPPAPTAWNSPGFRRFRRHKLAVFGAAAIVTMTLACIFGPMLLPYNDTFIDIRQRFAPPFSGPHVLGTDPLGRDILARLLMAGRISLAVGFSAMIISMAIGIFVGMVAGFYEGAIGATLMRFVDAMLCFPSIFLLLAISALISPSVPSIVMLIAMTSWMEVARVVEAQMRSLRRREFAQAAVAMGASNARIMVRELLPNAVAPIVVAATLNVAHAILAESYISFLGYGIQPPTPSWGNMLEGAQSYLTSAPWLAILPGAAITLAVTSFNFVGDGLRDALDPRMDLP